The segment aggggggaagacaaaacccggaacacacacacatgacagtaccccccccctaacggccggccccagacggccctggggcccctggatgcgcaacgtggaagtcccgaatgagcgaatcatccacgataaacgcagacggtacccaggaacgctcctcaggcccatagccctcccagtccaccagatattgaaaccccctgcccctccgacgagatgacaacagccgcttcacagagaagacagggcccccatccacaaaccgggggggaggagggggcctggaaggcgggaccagaggggactcccgggctggcttgagtaggctgacgtgaaaagtagggtggacccgcatagaccttgggagcctcagcttcacggtgacagggttgattatttttgtgatggggaagggcccaacgaacctgggagcgagcttcttggactccacccggagtggaatatgtttggtcgaaagccaaactcgctgacccactttgtagttcggggccggtgtcctccgacggtcagcagcggctttgtaggaccgtccctggcgcagcagcatctggcgggctcgctcccaggtcctcctgcagcgtctcaccaaggttaatgccgctggaactgtggattctggggctatggcaggaaacagagatggttggtaaccatgcacaacgtgaaaaggcgatagaccagtggatgcagaggggagggaattgtgggagaattcgacccaaaccagtttctgagaccaggatcgcggctcctgtgaagcgagacatcggagccccgtctccaggtcctggttcagcctctcggtttggccgttggtttcaggatgaaacccggatgacagactgacggtagcacctatgagtttacaaaactccttccaaaattgcgaaatgaattggggacccctatcagacaccacattcttggggaaaccatggaacttaaaaacctgattaatcattagctcggcagtgtctttagctgaggggagttttggaagtgcaatgaagtgcgccatcttagagaacctgtcaacaactgtaagaatggtggtattgcctttagaggccggtaatcctgtaacaaagtctacggaaatgtctgaccaaggacgttgtggtattggcaggggtcgcaactccccagaaggacgttgatgagaggccttgttagcagcacatacctggcaagcattgacgtaatcgctaacatccctcctaacattaggccaccaaaagcgctgttcgaccaccgatagagtcttggcaatgcctgggtgacataccgttcggttcgtgtgagcccagtggatgacttttccccttaaggtcggaaccacataaagcctgttctcggggcaatcttcagggctaggagtgtctttcagagccccttcaaccgcagtctcaatgtcccaaacaaaagcggaaatgaagcatgacttaggcaaaatagtcttagggtcggacaaagaactctcctcggagaaaatgcgtgacaaagcatctggcttaccatttttagaacccggtcggtatgataacgtaaaattaaatctagagaagaaaagagcccacctagcctgcctcgcatttaatcttttggcagttttaatatattcaaggttcttgtgatctgtccatactaaaaacggagtatgtgccccctctagccagtgcctccactccatcaaagccaccttgactgccaacagttcacggtcgccaatgtcataatttttttcagctggggtcaattttttggaaagaaacgcacaaggatgtaacttctcatccttgagagacttctgggagagcactgctcctattccggcatcagacgcatcgacttctaccacaaactgctgtttgagatctggcaaagtaaggatgggagcggaggtaaagctcgacttaagtctttgaaaagctgcatgacaaagcgggttccatacaaaaggtttgtgtggcgaggtaagatcatgcaaaggagaggctatagaactgaaattcctgatgaatttcctgtagaagtttgcgaaccccaagaacctttgtacatctttgcgtgacgtgggagtaggccaattaataacggcatcgactttgcaagggtccatcttgacttcaccttgagccaggacgaaacccagaaaagaaacggacgcctggtggaactcacatttctcagccttgacatagagttgattctgcagtaactgctgcaaaacagagcggacatgaataatgtgagtctcctcatccggggagaatatcagaatatcatctaaataaacaaaaacataaacattcaacatgtcgcgcaggacatcattgacaaggttctggaaaacagctggagcgttagtaagcccaaaaggcattaccaaatattcataatgtcccgttggtgtgttaaatgctgttttccattcatccccctcccttatcctgactagatgatatgcatttcttaagtccagttttgtgaaaatcttggctccctccaggaactcaaaggcggtggagatgagaggaagagggtacctgttttttaccgtgatctcattgagaccccggtaatcgatacagggtcgcagggtcttgtctttcttgtccacgaagaaaaatcctgctcccgcaggggatgaagatgggcgaatgatcccagctgccagtgattcttctacgtattccttcatggccttgtgttccggccctgaaagagagaacaacctccctcgtgggggtgtggttccaggcagcaagtcaatagcacagtcataaggtctgtggggtggaagggatttggccttggacttggaaaaaacatctttaatatcctgataacaggtgggcacttgagataaatcaggagagcatagtgtcactttaggaagaacccgtgtagggtcttccttaatgaaattcagactcacctctcccgtgccctggctaccggcaccggcaactttgacgtgacagtttctcacggaatgacccaactgaccgcagtagaagcaccgcccttccctcagccggcgttgacgttcctcagaggagagacggaaccttccccgttgcatgggctcatccgtggtgacgctagccagtggattgagactggcagcagggaatctgccttggtttggcttgtcaccgaggctcgtcctccaagtgcgcggtgaagcatccttccgccgatctccttccagctcgcgatccaaaagccttctgtcgatcttgagggcgagagcgatgagagtgtccaagtcgggtggcaggtctagcgggactaaatgatccttgacggcgggggatagtccttgaaaaaaggcatcaagtagcgcccgattattccaatgagtctcagctgctagaatgcgaaactcaatcgcgtaatctgacaccctgcgcttgccttgttgtaaggtgacaagggagcgagctgcctcacgatcaggagtggaaaattgaaaaatttgctccatagtcttgacgaaaaaagcccatgaatgacacgcggcggaattgcggctccattcagcagtagcccacgcctccgcacgaccagtcaggtgggaaatgacgaatgcgatctttgcccgctcggtggggaaggcggctccctgcagttcaaagtggagttcgcactgcgtgatgaacggcttaatgttcccagattctccagagaacctctccggtcgagagagctgtgggcagacagcagcggaggtggcaggtggctgcatggtgactacttcacatggaagtaccgtggcggtactgggtgtggtgccaactggttccttctcttgaaaaaatttcataagaagttcaaactgcgaggccacctgtctcatcatattgtcctgataacttgacagtccctctagatgaaggtggagggcggcaatctgctcatcctgcttcgcgaggcgttgaccctgcgcttgaagggctttgcgcaccgggtctgagtctgctgggtccatgttctggccagttcgttctgtcatgaacggaacagaggataggacccaaaaatgcacaactccaaaacaaattgacagtttccaaaaagagaggtttaatagacaggcataggtcggtacacaggcaggcaatccaaaagaggcaacagtatccaaaaacatgaggcaaagagacaaggtcgataatcggaacagggtcaggtcttactgtgaatctatgacgtggaaacaaggaatgcaggaacgcgacgacaaggtacaacgaactggcaacgagaggaaatgagacacgaggttatatacaaggggtaattagggtgaacgaggcacaggtgatgaagatgctcacatgagcaggtgtgtgtgaaacaggggggaagacaaaacccggaacacacacacatgacactatcacacagccaaaggtattcagaccctttgctgagtatttagtagtAGCACCTttttgagcgaatacagccatgagtctttttgggaattaagtttttcacacctggatttggggatcatctgccattcctccttgcagatccaaTCCAGTTCTTTCagattggatggtgaatgttgatgggcagccattttcaggtctttccagcgATGCTCAactgggtttaagtcagggctctggctgagttgttctgaagccactccttcggtattttagctgtgtgcttagggtcattttattttttaaggtgaaccttcggcccagtctgaggttctgaccactctggagaaggttttcgtccaggatatccctgtacttggccgcattcatctattcctcaattgcaaccagtctccatgtccctgcagctgaaaaaaaaaaacacagcatgatgctgctaccaccatgcttcactgttgggactgtattggacaggggctgagcagtgcctggttttctccacacatcccacaacaatttctatcttggtctcatcagaccagagaatcgtatttctcaccatcttggagtccttcaggtgttttttagcaagttCCATGTAGGCTTTCATgcatcttgcactgaggagaggcttccgtcgggccactctgccataaagccccgactggtggagggctgcagtgatggttcaATTTGTAGaactttttcccatctcccgactgcatctctggagctcagccacagtgatctttgggttcttctttatctctctcaaccaaggctcttctcccctgattgctcagtttggccggacggccagttcTAGGAAGGCTTCTGGTCGTcgcaaacgtcttccatttcaggattatggaggccactgtgctcttaggaaccttaagtgcagcataaattattttgtaaccttggccagatgtgtgccttgccacaattctgt is part of the Phyllopteryx taeniolatus isolate TA_2022b chromosome 7, UOR_Ptae_1.2, whole genome shotgun sequence genome and harbors:
- the LOC133481348 gene encoding uncharacterized protein LOC133481348: MQRGRFRLSSEERQRRLREGRCFYCGQLGHSVRNCHVKVAGAGSQGTGEVSLNFIKEDPTRVLPKVTLCSPDLSQVPTCYQDIKDVFSKSKAKSLPPHRPYDCAIDLLPGTTPPRGRLFSLSGPEHKAMKEYVEESLAAGIIRPSSSPAGAGFFFVDKKDKTLRPCIDYRGLNEITVKNRYPLPLISTAFEFLEGAKIFTKLDLRNAYHLVRIREGDEWKTAFNTPTGHYEYLVMPFGLTNAPAVFQNLVNDVLRDMLNVYVFVYLDDILIFSPDEETHIIHVRSVLQQLLQNQLYVKAEKSPESTVPAALTLVRRCRRTWERARQMLLRQGRSYKAAADRRRTPAPNYKVGQRVWLSTKHIPLRVESKKLAPRFVGPFPITKIINPVTVKLRLPRSMRVHPTFHVSLLKPARESPLVPPSRPPPPPRFVDGGPVFSVKRLLSSRRRGRGFQYLVDWEGYGPEERSWVPSAFIVDDSLIRDFHVAHPGAPGPSGAGR